The proteins below come from a single Cylindrospermopsis raciborskii Cr2010 genomic window:
- a CDS encoding Ycf34 family protein, translating to MCICVNCHYVDRCVTYNAVETQHQQPHLNENPDFNAQEPAINVNIRTKGEIIEMEWDVVGCLSFKPEMGKWASLRPGELVPT from the coding sequence ATGTGTATTTGCGTTAACTGTCACTACGTAGACCGTTGTGTTACCTACAATGCGGTAGAAACTCAACACCAACAACCACACTTAAATGAAAATCCCGATTTTAATGCCCAGGAACCTGCCATAAATGTTAACATTCGTACTAAAGGAGAAATTATTGAAATGGAATGGGATGTGGTAGGTTGTCTAAGTTTTAAACCAGAAATGGGTAAATGGGCATCATTACGTCCGGGTGAATTAGTACCCACTTAA
- the pruA gene encoding L-glutamate gamma-semialdehyde dehydrogenase: MALKTQNSNYEVKTQEIAQQILANTQEGRSFFAALRDQMRWDDKLLGWTMGNPGLRVQLFRFIDTLPALHSKVEIASHLQEYLGDDSVELPPALKSLLNFAYPDSMPGQVAATTVETAVQTLAHKYISGENIQQVIKTVEKLRKEKMAFTIDLLGEAVITEIEAQSYLEKYLELMQQLVEASKKWQHVPIIDEADGEIIPKVQVSVKLTAFYSQFDPLNAEGSEAKVSERIRTLLRRSRELGAAVHFDMEQYGYKDITLKILKKLLLEEEFRQRTDIGITIQAYLRDSKEDVQGVIDWLKQRGYPLTIRLVKGAYWDQETIKAAQKHWDQPVYNDKVATDANFEAITQLLLENHQYVYSALGSHNVRSQARAIAIAESLNVPRRCFEMQVLYGMGDKIAKALVDKGYRVRVYCPYGDLLPGMAYLIRRLLENTANSSFLRQNLENRPVAELLAPPIVEETPIPENPTQDDFIGAADIDYAEEQKREDSRLAFEQVHQQLGKTYLPLINGEYVNTSTIIDSLNPSDFSQVVGKIGLISVEQAEEAMQAAQAAFPHWQKTPGPQRADILRRAANLMEIRRAELAAWIVLEVGKPVKEADAEVSEAIDFCRYYAQEMERLDGGVVYDVAGETNRYIYQPKGIAVVISPWNFPLAIACGMTVAALVAGNCTLLKPAETSSVITAKFTQILLEAGIPKGVFQYVPGKGSQVGAYLVNHPQTHVIAFTGSQEVGCRIYAEAAIVKPGQKHLKKVIAEMGGKNAIIVDESADLDQAVVGVVHSAFGYSGQKCSACSRVIVLQPIYETFLNRLIEATKSLNIGAAELPSTQVGPVIDSQAKNRILEYIEMGKKEAKLVLQLESPSQGYFVGPVIFADVPPQGAIAQQEIFGPVLSVIPAPDFDQAVKIANSTNYALTGGIYSRTPSHIEQAKRELEVGNLYINRNITGAIVARQPFGGFKLSGVGSKAGGPDYLLQFLEPRTITENIQRQGFAPIEGAD, translated from the coding sequence ATGGCATTAAAAACACAAAACAGCAATTACGAAGTTAAAACCCAAGAAATTGCCCAGCAGATTCTCGCTAACACCCAGGAAGGTCGTTCCTTTTTTGCTGCTTTACGGGATCAAATGCGATGGGATGACAAACTGTTGGGGTGGACTATGGGTAATCCTGGGTTGCGGGTGCAATTGTTTCGTTTTATAGACACTTTACCTGCGCTCCATAGCAAAGTGGAAATTGCCTCCCATTTACAGGAGTATTTGGGTGATGATTCAGTGGAATTACCACCAGCATTGAAAAGTTTGTTAAATTTTGCTTATCCGGATTCTATGCCAGGTCAGGTAGCTGCTACCACCGTAGAGACAGCCGTGCAAACTCTGGCACATAAATATATTTCTGGAGAGAATATCCAACAGGTAATTAAAACCGTGGAAAAACTCAGAAAAGAAAAAATGGCTTTCACTATTGATTTACTTGGGGAAGCAGTCATTACAGAAATAGAGGCACAGTCTTATTTAGAAAAATATTTAGAATTGATGCAGCAGTTAGTGGAAGCATCAAAAAAATGGCAACATGTACCTATTATTGACGAAGCTGATGGAGAAATAATTCCCAAAGTACAGGTTTCAGTGAAATTAACTGCTTTTTATTCCCAATTTGATCCTTTAAATGCTGAAGGGAGTGAAGCAAAGGTAAGCGAGCGGATTCGGACTTTGCTACGTCGATCGCGGGAATTGGGAGCAGCAGTACATTTTGATATGGAGCAGTATGGCTATAAAGATATAACTTTGAAAATTCTGAAAAAGCTATTATTAGAAGAGGAATTTCGTCAACGTACGGATATTGGCATAACTATTCAAGCCTATTTACGTGATAGTAAGGAAGATGTCCAAGGGGTAATTGACTGGTTGAAACAACGAGGTTATCCCCTAACCATTAGATTGGTAAAAGGCGCCTATTGGGATCAGGAAACTATTAAGGCTGCCCAAAAACATTGGGATCAACCAGTTTACAATGATAAAGTAGCTACGGATGCTAACTTTGAAGCCATAACTCAGCTTCTTTTAGAGAATCACCAATACGTTTATTCTGCTCTGGGTAGCCACAATGTTAGATCCCAAGCTCGTGCCATAGCCATTGCAGAAAGTCTCAACGTTCCACGACGCTGCTTTGAAATGCAAGTTTTGTATGGCATGGGGGACAAAATTGCTAAAGCGTTAGTAGATAAAGGTTACCGAGTGCGAGTCTATTGTCCCTACGGTGATTTATTACCAGGGATGGCCTATCTAATTCGCAGACTATTGGAGAATACGGCTAATAGTTCTTTTTTAAGGCAAAATCTGGAAAATCGTCCGGTTGCTGAATTGTTAGCTCCTCCCATAGTGGAAGAAACTCCCATTCCAGAAAACCCAACACAAGATGATTTTATAGGTGCTGCGGATATAGATTATGCTGAGGAGCAAAAACGAGAAGATTCCCGATTGGCTTTTGAGCAGGTGCATCAACAATTGGGGAAAACCTATTTACCCCTAATTAATGGAGAATACGTTAATACATCAACTATTATCGATTCCTTAAATCCTTCTGATTTTAGTCAGGTAGTGGGCAAAATTGGCTTGATTAGTGTGGAACAAGCTGAGGAAGCAATGCAAGCTGCTCAAGCTGCTTTTCCCCATTGGCAAAAAACACCTGGGCCACAACGAGCTGATATTTTGCGTCGCGCAGCAAACTTAATGGAAATCAGACGAGCTGAATTGGCAGCCTGGATTGTATTAGAAGTGGGCAAACCTGTTAAAGAAGCTGATGCAGAAGTTTCCGAAGCTATAGATTTTTGTCGTTATTACGCTCAGGAAATGGAACGTCTGGATGGGGGAGTGGTATATGATGTAGCTGGAGAAACCAACCGTTATATTTACCAACCCAAGGGAATTGCTGTGGTCATCTCCCCCTGGAACTTTCCGCTGGCGATCGCCTGTGGTATGACTGTTGCTGCTCTGGTTGCAGGAAATTGTACTCTGCTCAAACCAGCAGAAACCTCTTCTGTGATTACCGCCAAGTTTACACAAATCCTTCTAGAAGCGGGAATCCCCAAAGGTGTTTTTCAATATGTGCCCGGAAAAGGATCTCAAGTGGGCGCCTACCTGGTTAATCATCCCCAAACCCATGTAATTGCTTTTACGGGATCTCAGGAAGTGGGATGTAGAATTTATGCTGAAGCTGCTATTGTTAAACCAGGACAAAAACATCTTAAAAAGGTAATTGCCGAAATGGGAGGTAAGAATGCCATTATTGTAGATGAAAGTGCGGATCTAGACCAAGCAGTGGTAGGAGTGGTTCATTCCGCTTTTGGTTATAGTGGTCAAAAGTGTTCCGCCTGTTCTAGGGTAATTGTATTACAACCTATCTATGAAACGTTTTTAAATAGATTAATTGAAGCAACCAAGTCCTTAAATATTGGTGCAGCAGAGCTACCTAGTACCCAGGTTGGTCCAGTGATTGATAGTCAAGCTAAAAACCGGATTTTAGAATATATAGAGATGGGCAAAAAAGAAGCCAAATTGGTTTTGCAGTTGGAGTCCCCATCTCAAGGGTATTTTGTCGGACCTGTGATTTTTGCTGACGTTCCTCCCCAGGGAGCGATCGCCCAGCAGGAGATATTTGGTCCGGTTTTATCAGTAATTCCTGCGCCAGATTTTGATCAAGCGGTAAAAATTGCCAATTCAACCAACTATGCTTTAACTGGGGGTATTTATTCCCGCACACCTTCCCATATTGAACAAGCAAAGAGGGAACTGGAAGTGGGAAATTTGTATATTAACAGGAATATTACCGGTGCGATTGTAGCTCGTCAACCATTTGGTGGGTTTAAACTTTCTGGTGTGGGTTCCAAAGCAGGTGGTCCTGATTATTTATTACAGTTTTTAGAACCAAGAACCATAACTGAGAACATTCAACGTCAGGGTTTTGCTCCCATAGAAGGAGCAGATTAA
- the purM gene encoding phosphoribosylformylglycinamidine cyclo-ligase, protein MDYRDAGVDVEAGRAFVGQIRNLVHSTFRPEVLGGLGGFSGCFQLPTGYHEPVLVSGTDGVGTKLKIAQILNCHHTVGIDLVAMCVNDVLTSGAEPLFFLDYVATGKLEGEQLTQVVSGIAEGCKLAGAALLGGETAEMPGFYQVGEYDLAGFCVGIVEKSKMLDGSQVQVGDLAIGLASSGIHSNGVSLIRKIVSDGGFTWNHTPDFFHGKTLGSTFLTPTRIYVKSVLSALHQGLEIHGMAHITGGGLPENLPRCLGANQSVKIHPGSWPIPPVFKWLADFGSVGAQAMYNTFNMGLGFVLILPPTQAQQAITHFQSQHIPAFTIGEVVGGSGELIALFDS, encoded by the coding sequence ATGGATTATCGGGATGCAGGTGTGGATGTAGAAGCGGGTAGAGCTTTTGTAGGACAAATTCGCAATTTAGTTCACAGTACCTTTAGACCAGAAGTTTTGGGTGGTTTGGGCGGTTTTAGTGGATGTTTCCAACTACCCACAGGTTATCACGAACCTGTATTGGTGTCTGGTACGGATGGTGTGGGCACAAAGCTAAAAATTGCCCAAATCCTCAATTGTCACCACACTGTGGGTATTGATTTGGTGGCTATGTGTGTTAATGATGTACTCACCTCGGGAGCAGAACCACTATTTTTTCTAGATTATGTCGCTACTGGTAAACTAGAAGGAGAGCAGTTAACTCAGGTGGTGTCAGGAATAGCTGAAGGTTGTAAATTAGCTGGTGCTGCTCTATTGGGGGGAGAAACAGCTGAAATGCCAGGTTTCTACCAGGTGGGTGAATATGACCTAGCTGGTTTCTGTGTGGGAATTGTGGAAAAAAGCAAAATGTTAGATGGTTCCCAGGTGCAAGTTGGCGATCTGGCCATAGGTCTAGCTAGTTCTGGTATTCATAGTAATGGTGTGAGTTTAATCCGAAAGATTGTTAGTGATGGTGGTTTTACTTGGAACCACACTCCAGATTTTTTCCATGGAAAAACTTTAGGTTCTACTTTTCTCACCCCTACTCGCATTTATGTTAAGTCTGTTTTATCAGCTCTGCACCAAGGTCTGGAAATTCACGGTATGGCCCACATTACCGGTGGGGGTTTACCAGAAAATTTGCCCAGGTGCTTAGGAGCTAATCAATCTGTGAAAATTCATCCAGGTAGTTGGCCAATCCCCCCCGTATTTAAATGGTTGGCTGATTTTGGATCTGTGGGTGCACAAGCTATGTACAATACTTTTAACATGGGTTTGGGTTTTGTGTTGATTTTACCTCCCACACAAGCACAACAAGCAATTACTCATTTCCAATCTCAGCATATTCCCGCTTTTACTATTGGTGAGGTTGTGGGGGGATCCGGTGAATTAATTGCTCTTTTTGATTCTTAG
- a CDS encoding tRNA nucleotidyltransferase/poly(A) polymerase family protein: MNDSITARLDPKNWPFSLGMLPQPAYMVGGAVRDGILGRSQDYLDLDFIIPDNAVKVARAIAQHYGAGFVLLDGKRNIARVVFPQGTVDFAQQDGDSLLTDLHRRDFTINAIAYNPYTQELMDPLGGCKDIESGLLRMISPQNLQDDPLRLMRAYRQAAQLNFVIEPHTQLTIRKLSANLCQVASERIRTEIGYLLQSAVGTFWLKTAWEDGLLGQFFIYATPESVDKLIAVDPAVQAIGENWSELGEQLEKPIRDSMKTRWLDIAKLGCLVNPAPEIAERELGEMTYSRVEIRSIITALRLFPQMKQANSMSLREQYCWFREVGVVFSSTIVLALAQDMLNTKSHKHSLELYRPLVKRYLNPDDLVAHPSPLVTGKEVIIALNIPPSPLVGEILQEIAIAQAEGKVNNSQGALALARKLIDK; this comes from the coding sequence ATGAATGATTCAATTACTGCTCGCTTAGATCCCAAAAATTGGCCGTTTAGCTTGGGGATGCTACCTCAACCAGCTTATATGGTAGGTGGTGCAGTGCGGGATGGCATTTTGGGTAGAAGTCAAGACTACTTGGATTTAGACTTTATCATACCAGACAATGCGGTAAAAGTTGCTCGGGCGATCGCCCAACATTATGGAGCTGGTTTTGTGTTGTTGGATGGGAAGAGAAATATAGCCCGGGTGGTGTTTCCCCAGGGGACAGTAGATTTTGCCCAACAGGATGGAGACAGTTTACTGACTGATTTACATCGGAGAGACTTTACCATTAATGCGATCGCCTATAATCCCTATACTCAAGAACTGATGGATCCTCTAGGTGGTTGTAAAGACATAGAAAGTGGTTTATTGCGGATGATATCTCCCCAAAATCTCCAAGATGACCCTTTGCGTTTAATGCGTGCTTATCGTCAAGCTGCCCAATTAAATTTTGTTATTGAACCTCATACCCAACTAACTATTCGTAAATTGTCTGCAAATCTTTGTCAAGTCGCTTCCGAAAGGATTAGAACAGAAATTGGTTATCTTTTGCAAAGTGCTGTAGGTACATTTTGGTTAAAAACCGCTTGGGAGGATGGGTTATTAGGTCAATTTTTTATTTATGCAACGCCAGAAAGTGTAGATAAACTAATTGCAGTAGATCCAGCGGTTCAAGCAATAGGGGAAAATTGGTCAGAACTGGGGGAACAGCTAGAAAAACCCATTCGGGATTCTATGAAAACCAGATGGTTGGATATTGCTAAACTAGGGTGTTTAGTGAATCCTGCTCCTGAGATAGCAGAACGGGAGCTGGGGGAAATGACATACAGTCGAGTGGAGATTCGTAGTATTATTACCGCCCTACGACTATTCCCGCAGATGAAACAAGCAAATAGCATGTCCTTGCGAGAACAGTACTGTTGGTTTAGGGAGGTAGGGGTTGTTTTTAGCTCTACAATCGTTCTAGCTTTAGCACAGGATATGTTAAACACCAAGTCCCACAAGCATAGTTTAGAATTGTATAGACCCCTGGTTAAACGTTATTTGAACCCTGATGATTTGGTGGCCCACCCATCACCGTTGGTGACTGGTAAGGAGGTGATTATAGCACTAAATATCCCACCCTCACCACTGGTGGGAGAAATTTTGCAGGAAATTGCCATTGCTCAAGCTGAGGGTAAGGTAAATAATTCCCAGGGGGCACTAGCACTAGCTAGAAAATTAATAGATAAGTAA
- a CDS encoding metallophosphoesterase family protein, producing the protein MKFRFAIVSDLHIALPHTIWDHPDRFHLVEVSIPALEIVLEHLTQLDLDFLLLPGDLTQHGEPENHAWLSNRLSQLPFPSYVVPGNHDVPVLLANYQSIGFMEFPYYYHKFGYDHPDHFYYNRQILPGVRLIGLNSNTFDHHGKQIGLLDPEQFQWLESELSKIKDELVLVMIHHNVVEHLPNQATHPMANRYMLENARELVDLLVRHGVKLVFTGHLHVQDVAQSNGVYDITTGSLVSYPHPYRVLEYERDHLGREWLQIFSHRVQSVPQFPDLQQSSRQWMGDRSFPFVIKLLTLPPLNLPLNQAQKLAPDLREFWATIADGDGILEYPTFPLEVRSYIAKYGAISHSGAPTYIDNNSRLLLNDR; encoded by the coding sequence ATGAAGTTTCGCTTTGCCATAGTTAGCGATTTGCACATTGCTCTACCCCACACCATATGGGATCATCCTGATCGGTTCCACCTAGTGGAAGTAAGTATCCCCGCTTTAGAAATTGTCCTAGAACATCTCACCCAACTGGATCTGGATTTTCTTTTACTCCCGGGAGACCTCACCCAACACGGTGAACCAGAAAATCACGCCTGGTTGAGCAACAGACTATCACAGCTACCATTTCCTAGCTATGTTGTCCCTGGTAATCATGATGTCCCCGTATTGTTAGCCAATTACCAGTCTATTGGTTTTATGGAGTTTCCCTATTATTACCATAAATTTGGCTATGATCACCCAGACCATTTCTATTATAACCGTCAAATATTGCCAGGTGTGAGACTAATTGGGTTAAACTCTAACACCTTTGACCACCATGGTAAACAGATAGGACTTTTAGACCCGGAACAATTTCAATGGTTAGAGTCAGAATTGTCCAAGATAAAGGATGAATTAGTCTTGGTTATGATTCATCATAATGTTGTTGAGCATTTACCCAACCAGGCAACCCATCCCATGGCTAATCGTTACATGTTAGAGAACGCTCGAGAGCTAGTAGACCTGTTGGTTAGACATGGGGTTAAACTAGTGTTTACAGGACACTTACATGTACAAGATGTAGCCCAGTCCAACGGAGTTTATGATATTACCACCGGTTCCCTTGTCAGTTATCCCCATCCCTATAGAGTATTAGAATATGAACGAGACCATCTAGGGAGAGAATGGTTACAAATATTCTCCCATCGAGTTCAATCAGTACCCCAATTTCCCGATTTACAACAATCATCCAGACAATGGATGGGCGATCGCTCCTTTCCCTTTGTGATCAAACTACTCACCTTACCCCCCTTGAATTTACCCTTAAATCAGGCCCAAAAGCTAGCTCCTGACCTGCGAGAATTTTGGGCCACCATAGCGGATGGGGATGGAATCTTGGAATATCCCACCTTTCCCCTAGAAGTTCGGTCTTACATTGCAAAATATGGAGCCATTAGTCATAGTGGTGCTCCCACCTATATTGATAATAACAGTCGTCTTTTGCTTAATGATCGGTAA
- the tsaB gene encoding tRNA (adenosine(37)-N6)-threonylcarbamoyltransferase complex dimerization subunit type 1 TsaB, whose product MNNHQKYALGIHTTTPELGLVMSNFVDDTRSQVWNLGRDVSSHIHQCLVDFILPQSWPDLRLIAVAKGPGGFTGTRIGMVLARTLGQQLNIPVLAISTLAAVAWHEKNQNPHLPATIAVEMPAQQGKVFGAIYQIDVEKSEIKALLADQVFTLEAWKETLNDYPNNYPIEHELIRATSNLAVTVTSILHLAYLDWQQGKNGHWSDSLPYYGQHPVDS is encoded by the coding sequence TTGAACAATCACCAAAAATACGCTTTAGGAATACACACTACTACACCGGAATTAGGTTTAGTAATGAGTAACTTTGTGGATGACACGCGCTCTCAGGTATGGAATTTGGGACGTGATGTATCCAGTCATATTCACCAATGTCTAGTGGATTTTATCCTACCCCAAAGCTGGCCAGATCTACGGTTAATTGCAGTAGCTAAAGGACCTGGAGGGTTTACCGGTACTCGCATTGGTATGGTTTTAGCACGTACCCTAGGTCAGCAATTGAACATTCCGGTTTTAGCTATATCCACCTTAGCAGCGGTGGCATGGCACGAAAAGAATCAAAATCCTCATTTACCAGCCACTATAGCTGTAGAAATGCCAGCACAGCAGGGGAAAGTATTTGGAGCGATTTATCAGATTGATGTTGAAAAATCCGAGATAAAAGCTCTATTAGCAGACCAGGTGTTTACTCTAGAAGCATGGAAAGAAACCTTAAATGATTATCCCAATAATTATCCAATTGAACATGAACTAATTAGAGCCACATCAAATTTAGCAGTGACAGTAACCAGTATATTACACCTGGCTTATTTAGATTGGCAACAAGGTAAGAATGGTCATTGGTCTGATTCCCTACCCTACTACGGTCAACATCCTGTGGATAGCTAA